The Microbacterium foliorum genome has a window encoding:
- the cycA gene encoding D-serine/D-alanine/glycine transporter produces MTTENTGATVGVDGAKGGSAGGSTGGSAGGDEQHLKRALSNRHIQLLAIGGAIGTGLFMGSGKTISVAGPSVIFVYMIIGFMLFFVMRAMGELLLSNLKYKSFSDFASDLLGPWAGFFTGWTYWFCWVVTGVADVIAIAGYSDALFPGIPLWIPGVLVVVILLALNLPTVAAFGEMEFWFALIKIIAIVALIITGLVMIFTGFQHDAGTASFANLWEHGGMFPHGFLGFVAGFQIAVFAFVGVELVGTAAAETKDPERNLPKAINAIPIRILLFYVGALVILMAVTPWTEYVANESPFIAMFALAGLGIAATVVNLVVLTSAMSSANSGIYSTSRMVFGLAQDGDAPRLFGRLSRRRVPQNALFLSCILLLSGVVLLYAGEDIGTAFSMVTTVSAVCFMFVWTIFLCSYLAYRRRRPEKVATSTFRMPGGIFMVYVVLAFFVFILWALTTQPDTLTALLVTPIWFVLLLVAWLFVRRSQNHLTRHAAHIAYLRDDSAE; encoded by the coding sequence ATGACGACAGAGAACACAGGCGCGACCGTCGGCGTGGACGGAGCGAAGGGCGGATCCGCGGGCGGATCCACGGGCGGATCCGCGGGCGGTGACGAGCAGCACCTGAAGCGGGCGCTGAGCAACCGCCACATCCAGCTGCTCGCGATCGGCGGCGCGATCGGCACGGGCCTGTTCATGGGCAGCGGCAAGACGATCTCGGTCGCCGGACCCTCGGTGATCTTCGTCTACATGATCATCGGGTTCATGCTCTTCTTCGTCATGCGCGCGATGGGCGAGCTGCTGCTCTCCAACCTCAAGTACAAGTCGTTCAGCGACTTCGCCAGCGACCTGCTCGGTCCCTGGGCAGGGTTCTTCACCGGCTGGACGTACTGGTTCTGCTGGGTGGTGACCGGAGTCGCCGACGTGATCGCGATCGCCGGCTACTCCGACGCGCTGTTCCCCGGCATCCCGTTGTGGATTCCCGGGGTGCTCGTGGTCGTGATCCTGCTCGCACTGAACCTGCCCACCGTCGCCGCGTTCGGCGAGATGGAGTTCTGGTTCGCCCTCATCAAGATCATCGCGATCGTCGCCCTCATCATCACCGGTCTGGTGATGATCTTCACCGGCTTCCAGCACGACGCGGGAACCGCGAGCTTCGCCAACCTGTGGGAGCACGGCGGGATGTTCCCGCACGGCTTCCTGGGCTTCGTCGCCGGATTCCAGATCGCGGTCTTCGCGTTCGTCGGCGTGGAGCTCGTCGGCACGGCGGCGGCCGAGACCAAAGACCCCGAGCGCAATCTGCCCAAGGCGATCAACGCGATCCCGATCCGCATCCTGCTGTTCTACGTCGGCGCACTCGTGATCCTGATGGCCGTCACCCCGTGGACGGAGTACGTCGCGAACGAGAGCCCGTTCATCGCGATGTTCGCCCTCGCGGGCCTCGGCATCGCCGCCACGGTCGTCAACCTCGTCGTGCTGACCTCGGCGATGTCCAGCGCGAACTCCGGCATCTACTCGACCTCGCGCATGGTGTTCGGCCTCGCACAGGACGGCGATGCGCCGCGACTCTTCGGCCGCCTGTCGAGACGGCGCGTGCCGCAGAACGCCCTGTTCCTCTCGTGCATCCTGCTGCTGTCCGGCGTGGTGCTGCTGTACGCGGGCGAGGACATCGGCACCGCGTTCTCGATGGTGACCACCGTCTCGGCGGTGTGCTTCATGTTCGTGTGGACGATCTTCCTCTGCAGCTACCTGGCATACCGGCGCCGGCGTCCCGAGAAGGTCGCGACGTCGACGTTCCGGATGCCCGGTGGCATCTTCATGGTCTACGTCGTGCTGGCGTTCTTCGTGTTCATCCTGTGGGCGCTCACGACGCAGCCCGACACGCTGACCGCGCTGCTGGTGACGCCGATCTGGTTCGTGCTGCTGCTCGTGGCGTGGCTTTTCGTGCGCAGGTCGCAGAACCACCTGACGCGGCACGCGGCGCACATCGCGTACCTGCGCGACGACTCCGCGGAGTAG
- a CDS encoding aldo/keto reductase — protein sequence MHTRTLGQGLEVSAIGLGCMGMSQSYGPNPGSRDEMIAVLRSALDHGVTFFDTAEVYGPYVNEELVGEALQPIRDRVVIATKFGWRIEGGTSIGLDSRPEQIRRVAEESLRRLRTDVLDLFYQHRVDPDVPIEDVAGTVGELIAEGKVRHFGLSEASAPTIRRAHAVQPVTALQSEYSLWTRDPEAEVLPTLADLGIGFVPFSPLGKGFLTGTVDQSTSFSDGDIRGTIPRFSEENRAANQALVSHVTALAEAKEASSGQVALAWLLAREPFIVPIPGTRRTSRIAENAGSTAVSLSADEMADLDQLAARVGVQGDRYNPQQMSFVDR from the coding sequence ATGCACACTCGCACACTCGGACAGGGACTCGAGGTCTCGGCCATCGGTCTCGGCTGCATGGGGATGTCGCAGAGCTACGGCCCCAACCCGGGCAGCCGCGACGAGATGATCGCCGTGCTCCGTTCCGCGCTCGACCACGGAGTGACGTTCTTCGACACGGCCGAGGTCTACGGGCCGTACGTCAACGAAGAGCTCGTGGGCGAGGCGCTGCAGCCGATCCGCGACCGGGTCGTCATCGCGACGAAGTTCGGCTGGCGCATCGAAGGCGGCACGAGCATCGGCCTCGACAGTCGGCCCGAGCAGATCCGCCGCGTCGCCGAGGAGTCGCTGCGACGGCTGCGCACGGACGTGCTGGACCTCTTCTACCAGCACCGCGTCGACCCCGACGTGCCGATCGAGGATGTCGCCGGCACGGTGGGCGAGCTGATCGCCGAGGGCAAGGTGCGCCACTTCGGCCTCTCCGAAGCATCCGCCCCGACGATCCGGCGCGCGCATGCGGTGCAGCCGGTCACCGCCCTGCAGAGCGAGTACTCGCTGTGGACCCGGGATCCCGAAGCCGAGGTGCTGCCCACCCTCGCCGACCTCGGCATCGGCTTCGTGCCCTTCAGCCCGCTGGGCAAGGGGTTCCTCACCGGCACGGTCGATCAGAGCACCTCGTTCTCGGACGGCGACATCCGCGGCACGATCCCGCGCTTCAGCGAGGAGAACCGGGCCGCGAACCAGGCCCTCGTGAGTCACGTCACAGCCCTCGCGGAGGCGAAGGAGGCATCCTCCGGACAGGTCGCGCTGGCCTGGCTGCTCGCCCGGGAGCCGTTCATCGTCCCGATCCCCGGCACCAGACGCACCTCGCGCATCGCCGAGAATGCGGGATCGACCGCCGTGTCGCTCTCGGCCGACGAGATGGCGGATCTCGACCAGCTCGCGGCGCGCGTCGGGGTGCAGGGCGACCGCTACAACCCGCAGCAGATGTCGTTCGTCGACCGTTGA
- a CDS encoding IMPACT family protein, producing the protein MTPPRSHPATIAAPVEHELVIKKSRFIATVTPVISVEDADAVIARLRRQWWDARHNCTAMVTGLLGDQARSSDDGEPSGTAGVPMLEVLRRRELTDVVAVVTRYFGGVKLGAGGLVRAYSSAVSEALDLASLVRRQSLTRITMEVSHADAGRFDNLLRDWVLHHGATLGEPRYGARATLEAWVPAPELDRLAEDIAAASAGAVVPVIGGERIVDVPD; encoded by the coding sequence ATGACTCCGCCCCGCAGCCACCCGGCGACCATCGCCGCGCCTGTGGAGCACGAGCTGGTCATCAAGAAGTCCCGATTCATCGCGACCGTCACTCCGGTCATCTCGGTCGAGGACGCGGATGCCGTGATCGCGCGCCTCCGCAGGCAGTGGTGGGATGCCCGGCACAACTGCACCGCGATGGTGACCGGCCTGCTCGGCGATCAGGCGCGGTCCTCCGACGACGGCGAGCCCTCGGGGACAGCCGGCGTGCCGATGCTCGAGGTGCTGCGCCGCCGCGAGCTGACCGATGTCGTCGCGGTGGTCACCCGCTACTTCGGCGGGGTGAAGCTCGGCGCCGGCGGGTTGGTGCGGGCCTACTCCTCGGCCGTCTCCGAGGCCCTCGACCTGGCATCGCTCGTGCGCCGGCAGTCGCTCACCCGGATCACGATGGAGGTCTCGCACGCCGACGCCGGGCGCTTCGACAACCTGCTGCGCGACTGGGTGCTGCACCACGGGGCGACGCTCGGCGAACCTCGGTACGGGGCACGGGCGACGCTGGAGGCCTGGGTTCCGGCGCCCGAGCTCGACCGGCTCGCGGAGGACATCGCGGCGGCCTCCGCGGGAGCCGTCGTGCCGGTGATCGGCGGCGAGCGCATCGTCGACGTGCCCGACTGA
- a CDS encoding DnaJ domain-containing protein, whose protein sequence is MFDSPLSASAYEILGVDPSVDDVELRRAYRLRLRETHPDTGGDAAVFIQVQRAWELVGTAESRAAYDRRSGTHPGIPSEPEWSGWRPHTATRTDTRPRARSYGHPGGWRRERYLSLIREWAGRGVEVPDPYDPALVRSAPRDLRRLLADALAEEATARTVSALGMGFTVWHDVATGADADDKLDHVVLSPSGLYGVMSEDFGGVVGFRRGEITGPSLGTRAPVTAALARMRTVAKAARVKFGGAIMVLPDDDLAQAVTPLGSSRGMPVVVVRRSALSMVLRQGVPGARAIGGNELFDVRTRLQQTVTFV, encoded by the coding sequence ATGTTCGACAGCCCGCTCTCGGCCTCCGCCTACGAGATCCTCGGTGTGGATCCGTCGGTCGACGATGTCGAACTGCGACGCGCCTACCGGCTGCGGCTGCGCGAGACGCATCCGGACACCGGCGGCGACGCGGCCGTGTTCATCCAGGTGCAGCGCGCGTGGGAGCTCGTCGGCACCGCCGAGAGTCGCGCCGCCTACGACCGCCGCAGCGGCACGCACCCGGGCATCCCGTCGGAGCCGGAGTGGAGCGGATGGCGTCCGCACACCGCGACGCGCACCGACACCCGCCCCCGGGCGCGCTCGTACGGCCATCCCGGCGGCTGGCGTCGCGAGCGCTACCTGTCGCTGATCCGCGAATGGGCGGGCCGCGGCGTCGAGGTGCCGGACCCCTATGACCCCGCGCTCGTGCGCTCGGCTCCGCGAGACCTGCGACGACTGCTCGCCGATGCTCTGGCCGAAGAGGCGACCGCCCGCACGGTGAGCGCCCTCGGCATGGGCTTCACCGTCTGGCACGATGTCGCCACGGGCGCGGATGCCGACGACAAGCTCGACCACGTGGTGCTCAGCCCGTCGGGTCTGTACGGCGTGATGTCGGAGGACTTCGGCGGGGTCGTCGGCTTCCGTCGCGGCGAGATCACCGGACCGAGCCTCGGCACCCGCGCACCGGTCACCGCGGCCCTCGCCCGCATGCGCACGGTGGCCAAGGCCGCCAGGGTGAAGTTCGGCGGCGCGATCATGGTGCTCCCCGACGACGATCTCGCGCAGGCCGTCACGCCGCTCGGCAGCAGCCGCGGCATGCCGGTCGTGGTCGTGCGGCGCAGCGCGCTGTCGATGGTGCTGCGCCAGGGAGTGCCGGGCGCCCGCGCGATCGGGGGCAACGAGCTGTTCGACGTGCGCACGCGCCTGCAGCAGACCGTCACGTTCGTCTGA
- a CDS encoding histidine phosphatase family protein — translation MPALTEHDPLPDRPAPDNPSGKLVLLRHGETEWSKAGLHTGLTDIPLTSRGEDLARGAGELVADYDFSLVLTSPLQRARRTAELAGLHAEVDPLLVEWDYGGYEGRTTKDIREELGYNWSAFTHGVIRGATPGETVEEVAARASRVLTRILPALADGDVALVAHGHFLRILTAVYLRLAPRFGAQISLDAGSVSVLSFYREQPAILSWNYGLELPLAPSES, via the coding sequence GTGCCTGCGCTCACCGAACACGACCCGCTGCCCGACCGCCCCGCGCCCGACAATCCCTCGGGAAAGCTCGTGCTCCTGCGCCACGGCGAGACCGAATGGTCGAAGGCCGGTCTGCACACCGGCCTCACCGACATCCCGCTCACCTCCCGGGGTGAGGATCTCGCTCGCGGAGCCGGAGAACTGGTCGCCGACTACGACTTCTCGCTCGTCCTGACTTCGCCGCTGCAGCGTGCCCGGCGCACCGCCGAGCTCGCGGGTCTGCACGCCGAGGTCGATCCGCTGCTGGTGGAGTGGGACTACGGCGGATACGAGGGACGCACGACGAAGGACATCCGCGAGGAACTGGGCTACAACTGGAGCGCCTTCACGCACGGGGTGATCCGCGGCGCGACACCGGGCGAGACCGTCGAAGAGGTGGCTGCGCGGGCATCGCGGGTGCTCACGCGCATCCTTCCCGCCCTGGCCGACGGGGATGTCGCCCTTGTCGCGCACGGCCACTTCCTGCGCATCCTGACCGCCGTCTACCTTCGACTGGCACCCCGCTTCGGAGCGCAGATCAGCCTGGACGCCGGATCCGTCTCCGTGCTGAGCTTCTATCGCGAGCAGCCGGCGATCCTGTCGTGGAACTACGGACTCGAGCTGCCTCTCGCGCCTTCGGAGTCCTGA